The sequence below is a genomic window from Candidatus Methylomirabilota bacterium.
TCCGCAAGGCGCCCTCCGACATACCAGGCTAACCTTTCGACAGCGCCATGACGACTCCCTCCGACACCGTCTACCTCAGGCAGATGGAGCTGGGCCCGATGCAGAACTTCGTCTACCTCATCGGCGACCCGGAGACGCGGGACTGCGTCGCGGTGGATCCGGCCTGGGAGATCGACGCCATCCTGGAGCAGGTCCAGGCCGACGGGATGCATCTCATCGGCGCGCTCGTCACCCACACGCACCAGGACCACGTCGGCGGCCACCTCTTCGGCCACGACATCCCCGGAATCGAGGACCTCCTGGCCAAGGCCCCGGCCAAGGTCTACGTCCACGCGGCCGAGCGCGAGTTCCTCCGCGGCTTCGGCTCGGACCTCGTCAAGGTGGGCGGCGGGGACACCCTCGACGTGGGGCGCATGAAGATCACGTTCGTCCACACGCCGGGGCATACGCCGGGCTCCCAGTGCTTCCTCGTGGACGGCCGCCTGATCTCGGGCGACACCCTCTTCATCCGCTCCTGCGGCCGCACCGACCTGCCCGGCAGCGACCCCAGGGAGATGTACACCTCGCTGACCCAGCGGCTGGGCGCTCTCCCGGACGACACCGTGGTCTTCCCCGGCCACAACTACGGCGGGACCGTCACCACGATCGGTGACGAGAAGCGCCACAATCCAATGATGCGCTTCCCCACGATGACCGACTTTCTCCGCGTCATGGGCCGCGGCTAACGCCCCCAGGCTGCTCAAGAGGGTCCAGACGCGAGGCGGCGCCCGACGGCCGCACGCGAGGCGTACTCCTGTACGTTGAGCGTGCGGCCGAGAGCGCCCCAACAGACTTCTTGTTACATGGCGCAGATGGGCCCTTTTGAGCAGCCTGCTAGACAGCGGTGGCGCCGCCGTCGACGTAGAGGACTTGGCCCGTGATGTAGTCCGGGCAGGTGGCGAAGAAGCGCACCGCCGCCGCCACGTCGTCCGGGTGCCCGAGCCTGCCCATCGGGATCTTCGCCCGCAGCCGCCGCTTCGACTCGCGCGGGAAATCCTCGGGCAGGAGGACCGCGCCCGGCCCCACCGCGTTGACCTGGATCCGGGGCGCCAGCGCCGCCGCGAGCCCTCGCGTCAGCATCACCACGCCCGCCTTGGAGATCGCGTAGGGGATATAGCCCGGCCACGCCCGCTTGGCGCCCACATCCGCCAGGTTGATGATGCGGCCTCCCCGACGGCCCATCGCGCGCGCGGCGGCCTGGGAGCAGAAGAAGGCGCCCTTGACGTTGACGGCGATGAACCGGTCGAAGTCGGCCGGGGTGACGGTGTCCCACGGTGTCCGCCAGAAGACGCCCGCGTTGTTGACCAGCAGGTCGAGCCGCCCGAGCCGTCGGACGGTCTCTGCCACCAGCCGCCGCGCCTCCACCGGCTTGGCCACGTCGGCGCGGATGGTCACCACGCGCGCTCCCAGCGTGGCGATCGCGGCGGCCGTGGCGTGGGCGTGGGCAGCCGAGCGGTGAAAGTTGACCGCGACGTCAAAGCCCGTCCGGGCGAGCTCGAGCGCGATGGCGCGCCCGAGGCGGATCGCGCCGCCCGTTACAAGAGCGACCTTGCGGGCCGTTTTGTTGACTTGCTTAATTCCCTGTGGTGTCATGAATTCATCATGGCCGGCCCGGTTCGAAACTGGTTCAAGGTCCGTTTCATCACCGGTTTCTTCGTCACGGTCCCCGCCATCGCCAGCGCATGGCTCCTGTACGTGTTCTGGGACTTCATCGACACGTTTTTCTCCCCCGGCTACGAGCGGGTCTTCGGGCGGCGCATCCCCGGCTTGGGCTTCCTCACCGCCGTGCTGTTCATCCTGTTCATGGGCACCATCGCCACCAACGTTCTGGGCCGGCGCATCCTGGCCCGCGTCGAACTGTTGTTCATCCGCGTGCCCATCTTCCGCAGCATCTACCCGTCCATCAAGCAGCTGATCGAGTCCTTCTCGCCCGAGAAGCGCCAGTCCTTCAAGGCCGTCGTCCTGGCCGAGCACCCCCGCGAGGGCGAGTTCGTCTTCGGCTTCGTCACCTCCGAGGTCCTCGTGGAGACGCCCGGCCGCAAGCGAGAGATGGTGACCGTCTTCGTCCCGACCAACAACCTCTACCTGGGCGACGTCATCATGGTGCCGCGGCAGGACGTCATCTCCACCGGGCTCACGGTCGAGGAGGGCATTCGCATCATCCTCTCGGCCGGCACCGCCACCCCCTCCCGGCTGCCGCGCGAGCGGCTCTGATCACAGCCCCCGCGGGTCAGATCACAGCCCCCGCGGGTCAGATCTAGGGCGTCCACGTCCGTAGCCACCGCCCCACCGCCTCGCTCAGCGGGAACAGCTTGCCGAAGAAGAAGTGCTCAGCGCCCTCGATGATCTGCGCCCTGGTGCCGAGCCGCATCCCCAGCCGCTCGAGCGCCTCCGCGGGGCAGTACTGGTCTCGGCTGCCCGACACCAGCAGCGTATGCGAGGGCGCGTGGCCGAGGAAGTCCAGATCGTACATCCCGAGGGGGGGCGCCAGCAGGGCCAGCGCGGGCAGGGCAGGCATGGCCGCCGCGACACGCGCGGCTACCCAGGCGCCGAAGGAGTAACCCGCGAGGCCTATCGGGCTCTCCGCGGGCAGCCGCCCGCAGAGCGCCGCGAGCGCCGCGGCCACGTCGTCCTGCTCGCCCTCGCCGCCTGCATGGACGCCGCTCGATGCTCCCACTCCGCGAAAATTGAAGCGGAGGGTCGCCATGCCCACGCCTTGGGCAAGTTCGGCGACGCGGACCACTACGGGATTGTCCATGTCGCCCCCGTAGAGGGGGTGGGGGTGGCAGACCACCAAGCCGGCCTTGGGGCTCTCCGGTAGGGCTACGAGGGCCTCAAGCCGCAGACCGCCCCGGACGTCAAGCGCTAGAGGTGTTTCCACCTCCCGACCTTAGAGTGGTAGGGGCAAATATTCAAGGGTGGATAGCCGTCCAAGGCGTGGAGGTATACTGCCGACTATGTGGAGTATGAGCTGTGCTTGGGTACGTCCCCGCCTCGAGCGGCACATTGATGGTGCCCTGGGGGGCCGTTCCGGGCGCTTCGTGGTGGGTCATCTTGAGCGCTGCGCCGGTTGCCGGGCCGCCTCAGAGGACCTGGGCCGGCTGAAGGCGTTCGTGCGACATGCGAGCCCCCAGGCGGTCGAGCCCGACTGGTCGGGCTTCTGGGTCACCGTGCGGGCGCGCATCATGAGCGAAGAGCCCCGTCCGGTGCGCGAATCGTGGTGGTTCCCCTTCTGGAAGCCTGTCTGGGGGCATCCGCGGCTGGCATTCGGCGCGGCGCTCCTGGCGGTCCTCGTCACCGCGTTTACCTTCTGGGCCGCCGACGACGCCGCGTATGCCTCGCCGGTGCACGTGCAGGACGTCTCGGCCGACGACCCGGAGCGGAGCGTGATGGTCTACTCGAGTCGCGCCCACGGCGTCACCGTCATCTGGG
It includes:
- a CDS encoding alpha/beta family hydrolase, translating into METPLALDVRGGLRLEALVALPESPKAGLVVCHPHPLYGGDMDNPVVVRVAELAQGVGMATLRFNFRGVGASSGVHAGGEGEQDDVAAALAALCGRLPAESPIGLAGYSFGAWVAARVAAAMPALPALALLAPPLGMYDLDFLGHAPSHTLLVSGSRDQYCPAEALERLGMRLGTRAQIIEGAEHFFFGKLFPLSEAVGRWLRTWTP
- a CDS encoding MBL fold metallo-hydrolase, whose translation is MTTPSDTVYLRQMELGPMQNFVYLIGDPETRDCVAVDPAWEIDAILEQVQADGMHLIGALVTHTHQDHVGGHLFGHDIPGIEDLLAKAPAKVYVHAAEREFLRGFGSDLVKVGGGDTLDVGRMKITFVHTPGHTPGSQCFLVDGRLISGDTLFIRSCGRTDLPGSDPREMYTSLTQRLGALPDDTVVFPGHNYGGTVTTIGDEKRHNPMMRFPTMTDFLRVMGRG
- a CDS encoding DUF502 domain-containing protein, which produces MAGPVRNWFKVRFITGFFVTVPAIASAWLLYVFWDFIDTFFSPGYERVFGRRIPGLGFLTAVLFILFMGTIATNVLGRRILARVELLFIRVPIFRSIYPSIKQLIESFSPEKRQSFKAVVLAEHPREGEFVFGFVTSEVLVETPGRKREMVTVFVPTNNLYLGDVIMVPRQDVISTGLTVEEGIRIILSAGTATPSRLPRERL
- a CDS encoding SDR family oxidoreductase, translating into MTPQGIKQVNKTARKVALVTGGAIRLGRAIALELARTGFDVAVNFHRSAAHAHATAAAIATLGARVVTIRADVAKPVEARRLVAETVRRLGRLDLLVNNAGVFWRTPWDTVTPADFDRFIAVNVKGAFFCSQAAARAMGRRGGRIINLADVGAKRAWPGYIPYAISKAGVVMLTRGLAAALAPRIQVNAVGPGAVLLPEDFPRESKRRLRAKIPMGRLGHPDDVAAAVRFFATCPDYITGQVLYVDGGATAV